The Camelina sativa cultivar DH55 chromosome 16, Cs, whole genome shotgun sequence sequence AAGTAGCCTATGGTGATATCGTGTGCCAAACTTTAGCCGTAAATTTTTGGGGTGGACCACTATTGACAAAAGTTGCAGACACAGCCTACAAACGAGGTAATATAGCCAGGGCGTCCAGAGAGTCCAATGAAAGTTTTGATAGCGCGTCTGATCTAGATGGAAGTGTCTACTTGAAAAGGTGGATGAGGTCTCCGTCCTGGGGTTCAACTGCATCCATCAACTTTTGGAAAAGCTCTTCGTTAAGACAAGGCTTAGTTCTAAGCAAACACCTTGCGGTTGCTGATCTGACACTTGTAGAGAGAGCAGCTGAAAcatgtagaaaaaaatacaagGTGGTAGAAAAAACTCAAGCCACAATCAATGCTGCAACCATCAAAGGGATACCTAGTAACATTGATCTCTTTAAGGTAACACTTTGTCTCCATTAGTATACAGATATTGTTTCGGAGGATTCCTATTTCTTTATGTTTAGACAACTTTCAACTCTTGTGTGCAATGCACTCGgttttttagtaattatttttcattaccctgcaaattattttacaaaacgTAAAATTAGTGGAGACTGACAAAATGttgttcttctacttttgtttttctttcccaGGAACTCATTCTACCACTGAGTATAACTGCCACAAAGATTGAGAAACTCAGGCGCTGGGAGGAGCCTTACATGACGGTCTCTTTTCTAGCATTTGCATCAACGATAATATTCAGGTTGGTTCTCACACCTAGACATGTGATACTATGAAACCATGTACCTCATGCGCGTTGCATTCAGAATGATCCTTAGGTTTTAAGACTTGTAGTCGCATGTCGATAAGTCGTATTATCAGTGCTACTCTAAGTTGGATATTGTTATATCCCCATTGCTGCTTAGTAATGATCTGATACCGCTGAGGATACTTTTCTGCGCCCCAGGAACCTTCTGCAGTACGTTTTTCCTGTGTCTTTGATATTTTTGGCAACTGGGATGCTTACGTTGAAGGGACTTAGACGACAAGGCCGTCTTGGAAGATTGTTTGGAATAGTTACTATTCGAGATCAGCCTTCTTCAAATACTATTCAAAAAATTATTGCTGTCAAAGACGCCATGCAAGATCTGGAGAGCTACCTCCAAAAGATGAATGTAGTGCTTCTAAAACTAAGGACAGTTGTACTATCTGGTCATCCTCAGGTATGTTTTATTAACTGGATCAAGTTTTAAAGTGTTTTATTGACATGCCTTCTCTCTCTTATTAAGTAATTTTGGGATTGGGACAAGAATCGTTGATAGTGGTCGTGATAGATCACTATTATGTGGTGTTATATAACCTTGTTACATGATTTGAATCTTTTCTTAGATAACTACTGAGGTAGCACTGGTTTTGCTATCCATTGCGACGGTTCTAGTCATTTTCCCTTTCAAGTACGTTCTGGCTTTTGTTCTCTACGATCAATTTACTCGGGAGCTTGAGTTCCGTAAAGAAATGGTCAAGAAATTTAATGCTTTCTTACGAGAACGTTGGGAGATGGTACCAGCAGCTCCTGTCATTGTTTTACCGTTTGTAAATGAAGAGTCTACACCAGCAACTAAGGATAACAAGCAGCTCAGAAAACAAACACAGAGTGGTGATTGATAAAAAGTGCCAAATCTGTATTTCTAGTGGCATGTGCATGTTCTTAGATACACTAGAAGCTCAACAAGGAACAATCCTAGGAGCaccaaatattaaatatagttgatgatgattattTAATGTATATGGAGTACAGAGCCCTATAGATGTTAGTTATTTGTTTATCTCTTATCCCACTACAAAACTATTGTCCAacaagtaaaaatatttttctcacATTTCTTACTCTTGATCTCCAAAATTTGTCAGCCTTCGGAGATTTACTATGATTAGCGTGGCAACTCTATCCTTTACAGTCTCAGATAACCTTCAGCTCACTATTTTCTTGATCTTTATCCGAAGAGGGTGAGCAACTCCGTCATGATCATGTCGCCTTGCGTAATTTTCTAGTCTATGAAATTTCACGCATGATGCAAACTTTTTGACTCGCTATGCAAGCAGCCGAAATGTGTGAGAGAGAGCCGTTACAATTTGAATCAGAAATTCCGGAAGATAACTCCTTTGAGTCACATGCAGCATGCTATTCTTAGGGTCTTTATATAACAATCTTCACAAGCTAATTTAACAATGAACACAAACGGACAAAAGATGAAAGTTCCTATTGGAGGATATGTGTTGATACTTGCCGTGATGGCTTCTGTTATATTACAGCAGCCTGAGTTGGTCACCGGGCAAGCTAGAATTCCGGCTATGTTTGTACTTGGAGACTCGTTGGTCGACTCTGGGAACAACAACTTTCTCCAGTCTGTAGCTCGAGCCAATTACCTCCCTTATGGCATCGACTTGAACTTCCGTCCTACTGGCAGATTTAGCAACGGCTTGACTTTCATTGATCTTCTAGGTAAGATTTAAGTTCATTTAATTTGGTACTGTTTTTAGTACTCTCTTTATCGTACTTTTAAACACCAACTATTCTGTGAAAACAGCTCAGTTGTTAGGAATTCCATCGCCTCCTGCCTTTGCGGATCCAACTACATCAGGCAATAGAATCCTTCAAGGAGTAAATCACGCGTCTGCAGCTGCTGGCATCCTCGATGAATCAGGCTAccactatgtatatatattttttaagttttgtgtCATCACTTTTAGTTAAAAGATATGACATTCTTAAAATGGATGGAGGATTGATGGTGGTGTGTGCAGGGGGCAAGATTCACCCTGAGCCAGCAAATGGTGAATCTAGAGACAACACTGAGCCAATTGAGAACGATGATGAGTCCCCAAAACTTTACGGACTACTTAGCAAGATCGCTTGTGGTTCTCGTTTTTGGAAGTAATGACTATATCAACAACTACCTTATGCCTAATCTATACTCCTCCAGCTTCAGATACAGACCGGCTGACTTTGCCAATCTACTTCTCAGTCAATACGCTCGGCAACTTCTTGTATGTTACGTCAAACCTTCGTATGGGTATTATTATCCTTTACTCAATCTTCTAATAATCTTTTGAATCTGTGTAGACTCTGTACAGCCTCGgtctaagaaaaatatttataccTGGAGTAGCACCACTCGGCTGCATACCAAACCAACGAGCCACCGGTGCTGGACCACCTGGGAGATGCGTTGACAGTGTGAATCAGATTCTAGGCACATTTAACGAAGGGCTGAAGTCACTTGTTGACCAGCTGAACCAGCGATCACCTGGAGCCATCTTTGTATATGGGAACACATATAGCGCAATTGGTGACATCTTAAACAACCCAGCTGCTTACGGTAAACCTCCCTCTTGGATTATGGCTGTTATAATGGAGTTTCTTCTATGCTTTCTACTCTTAGAAAACAGGGTTTTTTTTATGGTGCAGGCTTCAGCGTAGTGGACAGGGCTTGTTGCGGGATTGGGAGGAACCAAGGACAGATCACATGTCTGCCAATGCAGAATCCTTGTCCTAATAGGAGTCAGTACGTCTTTTGGGATGCATTCCACCCTACTCAGACTGCTAACTCCATTCTGGCTAGACGAGCTTTCTATGGCCCACCTTCCGATGCATATCCTGTCAATGTTCAACAGATGACACTCCTTCGCTAGTTTCTTTTTGATATTGTGTTTCTCGGTCTTGAAGTTTGTATGTTATGATGGTTGAATCTGTCTTAAGTAGAAAGCTGAAGCCAAAATGTTTTTACTGCAAAATAACATATGTGCAAATGAAAACGGGCAGAAGCCCTATATGATTAGAAGTCTTAAAGAGGATATGTTAGATTCAAAAACAAAGCATGCCGATTTTCGTGTGCACCAAATTCCAGAAAAAAGAACATGTGCATTGTCAATTTACTCCGTTCCTACTACTCTATAAGTTCATTTATCCCACTCCTGCTCAATATGCTGAGGACCAGTCGTTAGATGTTGTGAAGTAGTCTTCTGCGTTCCAGTACCAACTTGATCTATTACGCGATCCCAACCCATGATGTGTGGAAGGGCAAACTGcacaaaatacaaaatctgATTAAGATACAATCACAAACATCCTCTCCGTAAATAATAAACACTTGATCTAGATTCATGTGCTAAAAAATGACAGGATAGCAATgctctttgtttttggttctcgAACTGATATATAATAGTAACAGAACAGAGAAAATGCAGAATTAAAAAATCTCAATCTTACACTAAAAGCTGCCTTCATCACTGCAAATTCAGCTGTTGTGACAGGAACCACAAAACGGTCATTGGTATTGAGGATGTTATTGACAACGCCTGCAACAAACCACAGAAGCTAagtattttattataaagaaaGCCATTTCCTGCGGAAAACTGTTATCGCCATACTACAATACTACTAATACAAGTGCAAGCTTCTAAATTTACCAAACAGAAAGCTCCCGTAACTAACTACTTCAGTAGGATACAGACTGATGATCCATATCACActagtaatattaatattgataGATTAGAAGCCTTACTCAATGAGAAGAAGTAGCCGCTACCATCCGCGTGAGGCTTAATTGACAATGTCTTCCTGACTTGACCAGCATTACTGAGGAGTCAAAAACATGTGTGTGTCAGAACATGAAAATGCTGTGTTAAAAAGCGAAAAATTAGCAGTAACATCATCATCTgttgaagcaaaaaaataaaacaaaccttGACTTCATGGAAGGGTCATGGAAAAACTCAGAGCTGTCTTTGGAACCCATGCTAATCAAGGATCCAACTTCCGTAGGTGACAAAGAAAACAACTGCAATGATGTATATagcaaacaaaaatcaatttatcagacaagaaagaacacaagtgaagaagataagagagagagagagagagagagagagagagagagagagcaaaagatCAAAACCTGTTTCTGTCCCGAATCGTACTTACGCTCACCACTAGAAGGCATAAAAGTCATCCTCAAAGATCCACGACGCTCTATCCGAAGATTTCCTGACTATAAACAAAACAGTAAGTAATAATGTGAA is a genomic window containing:
- the LOC104750979 gene encoding GDSL esterase/lipase At1g71250, with protein sequence MNTNGQKMKVPIGGYVLILAVMASVILQQPELVTGQARIPAMFVLGDSLVDSGNNNFLQSVARANYLPYGIDLNFRPTGRFSNGLTFIDLLAQLLGIPSPPAFADPTTSGNRILQGVNHASAAAGILDESGYHYGARFTLSQQMVNLETTLSQLRTMMSPQNFTDYLARSLVVLVFGSNDYINNYLMPNLYSSSFRYRPADFANLLLSQYARQLLTLYSLGLRKIFIPGVAPLGCIPNQRATGAGPPGRCVDSVNQILGTFNEGLKSLVDQLNQRSPGAIFVYGNTYSAIGDILNNPAAYGFSVVDRACCGIGRNQGQITCLPMQNPCPNRSQYVFWDAFHPTQTANSILARRAFYGPPSDAYPVNVQQMTLLR
- the LOC104750978 gene encoding single-stranded DNA-binding protein WHY2, mitochondrial; its protein translation is MMKQARILLSRSLCDRSKSLLEEKVRATTLRGFASWSGSSASRGGFSGQKDAAKPSGRVFAPYAIFKGKAALSVEPVLPTFTEIDSGNLRIERRGSLRMTFMPSSGERKYDSGQKQLFSLSPTEVGSLISMGSKDSSEFFHDPSMKSSNAGQVRKTLSIKPHADGSGYFFSLSVVNNILNTNDRFVVPVTTAEFAVMKAAFSFALPHIMGWDRVIDQVGTGTQKTTSQHLTTGPQHIEQEWDK